Proteins co-encoded in one Papaver somniferum cultivar HN1 chromosome 5, ASM357369v1, whole genome shotgun sequence genomic window:
- the LOC113283539 gene encoding probable cellulose synthase A catalytic subunit 5 [UDP-forming] — protein MEASAGLVAGSHNRNELVVIPREGYGDPNRPIHQLRGQICQICGDDVGLTVDGELFVACNECAFPVCRTCYEYERQEGSQVCPQCKTRFKRLKGSTRVAGDEDEEETDDIENEFNFMGRDSQEMHQYLAEAMLQGHMSYGRAGDMDMPQVAHTMPQVPLLTNGQMVDDIAPEHHALVPSYMGGGGKRIHPLPFSESGFPVQPRSMDPSKDLAAYGYGSVAWKERVESWKQKQEKLQVMKNENGGKDWDNDGDGPDLPIMDEGRQPLSRKLPIPSAQINPYRMIIIIRLVVVGFFFHYRVTHPVNDAFALWLISVICEIWFAVSWILDQFPKWLPIERETYLDRLSLRYEKEGQPSQLAQVDLFVSTVDPLKEPPLVTANTVLSILAVDYPVDKVSCYVSDDGAAMLTFEALSETSEFARKWVPFCKKFNIEPRAPEFYFALKIDYLKDKILPSFVKERRAMKREYEEFKVRINALVAKAQKVPEEGWTMQDGTPWPGNNVRDHPGMIQVFLGQSGGVDTDGNELPRLVYVSREKRPGFNHHKKAGAMNALVRVSAVLTNAPYMLNLDCDHYINNSKAIREGMCFMMDPLVGKKVCYVQFPQRFDGIDRNDRYANRNTVFFDINMKGLDGIQGPIYVGTGCLFRRQALYGFDAPKAKKTISRTCNCLPKWCCCLCSGRKKKKALNKPKFDKKKKNSKKAEAGAPVFALEGIEEGVEGIESEKTSLMSEHKLEKKFGQSPVFVASTLMEHGGSLKRASAASLLKEAIHVISCGYEDKTDWGKEVGWIYGSVTEDILTGFKMHCHGWRSIYCIPKRPAFKGSAPINLSDRLHQVLRWALGSVEIFLSRHCPLWYGYGGGLKWLERFSYINATIYPWTSFPLLAYCTLPAVCLLTGKFITPELSNVASLWFLSLFICIFATGILEMRWSGVGIDEWWRNEQFWVIGGVSAHLFAVFQGLLKVLAGVDTNFTVTSKAGDDEDFSELYAFKWTTLLIPPTTLLVINIIGVVAGVSNAINNGYESWGPLFGKLFFAFWVIVHLYPFLKGLLGRQNRTPTIIIVWSILLASIFSLLWVRIDPFLAKSNGPLLEECGLDCN, from the exons ATGGAGGCCAGTGCTGGTTTAGTTGCTGGTTCTCACAATAGAAATGAGCTTGTTGTAATTCCCCGGGAAGGTTATGGAGATCCTAAT CGGCCTATACATCAATTAAGAGGGCAAATTTGCCAGATTTGTGGTGATGATGTTGGACTTACTGTAGATGGAGAGCTGTTTGTGGCTTGTAATGAGTGTGCTTTTCCAGTTTGCCGGACTTGTTACGAGTATGAAAGGCAAGAAGGAAGTCAGGTGTGTCCTCAGTGCAAAACCAGGTTCAAACGTCTCAAAG GGTCTACTAGAGTTGCTGGTGATGAGGATGAAGAGGAAACTGATGACATTGAAAATGAGTTTAATTTCATGGGGAGGGATAGTCAAGAAATGCATCAGTATCTTGCTGAAGCTATGCTTCAAGGTCATATGAGCTATGGAAGAGCTGGAGATATGGATATGCCTCAAGTTGCTCATACAATGCCTCAAGTTCCTCTGCTTACCAATGGCCAGATG GTTGACGATATTGCTCCGGAGCATCATGCCTTGGTCCCATCTTACATGGGTGGAGGCGGAAAGAGGATCCACCCCCTTCCTTTCTCAGAATCTGGCTTTCCAG TTCAACCCAGATCTATGGATCCCTCAAAGGACTTAGCTGCTTATGGTTATGGAAGTGTTGCCTGGAAGGAGAGAGTGGAGAGCTGGAAACAAAAGCAAGAGAAGTTACAAGTGATGAAAAATGAGAATGGGGGCAAGGATTGGGACAATGATGGTGACGGGCCTGATCTACCTAT AATGGATGAAGGTCGGCAACCGCTGTCCAGAAAGTTGCCCATACCATCGGCCCAGATCAACCCTTATCGAATGATCATTATAATTCGGCTCGTCGTTGTTGGATTCTTCTTTCATTACCGGGTCACTCATCCTGTGAATGATGCTTTTGCATTGTGGCTTATATCGGTTATTTGTGAGATTTGGTTTGCTGTTTCATGGATTCTGGATCAGTTCCCTAAATGGCTCCCCATTGAAAGAGAAACCTACCTCGACAGGCTTTCTTTGAG GTATGAGAAAGAAGGCCAGCCGTCTCAACTCGCTCAAGTCGATCTATTTGTCAGTACAGTGGATCCTTTGAAAGAGCCGCCTTTAGTTACTGCAAACACTGTTCTGTCTATTCTTGCTGTAGACTACCCAGTTGACAAGGTCTCTTGTTATGTTTCTGATGATGGTGCTGCAATGCTGACCTTTGAAGCATTATCTGAAACATCTGAGTTTGCCCGAAAGTGGGTTCCTTTTTGTAAGAAGTTCAACATTGAGCCACGTGCCCCAGAGTTCTATTTCGCTCTGAAGATAGATTATTTGAAGGACAAGATTTTGCCCTCATTTGTGAAGGAGCGAAGAGCAATGAAG AGGGAATACGAGGAGTTCAAAGTTCGAATCAACGCTTTAGTTGCTAAGGCTCAAAAGGTTCCTGAAGAAGGGTGGACTATGCAGGACGGCACCCCATGGCCTGGGAATAATGTGAGAGATCATCCAGGAATGATTCAG GTGTTTTTAGGTCAAAGTGGAGGAGTGGACACTGATGGCAATGAGTTACCACGCCTTGTTTATGTATCCAGAGAAAAAAGACCTGGGTTCAATCATCACAAGAAGGCTGGTGCTATGAATGCCCTG GTTCGAGTTTCTGCTGTGCTTACAAATGCACCTTATATGTTGAATCTGGATTGTGATCACTACATTAACAATAGTAAGGCTATTAGAGAAGGAATGTGCTTCATGATGGATCCATTGGTCGGAAAGAAAGTTTGCTATGTTCAGTTCCCACAGAGGTTTGATGGTATTGATCGCAACGATCGATATGCTAATAGAAACACTGTCTTCTTTGAT ATCAATATGAAAGGTTTGGATGGGATTCAAGGACCTATTTACGTTGGAACTGGTTGTCTTTTCCGGAGGCAAGCTCTCTATGGTTTTGATGCTCCAAAGGCCAAAAAAACGATTTCAAGGACCTGCAACTGCTTGCCGAAGTGGTGCTGCTGTTTATGTTCAggcagaaagaagaagaaggcacttaataaacccaaatttgacaagaaaaagaagaattctAAGAAGGCAGAGGCTGGAGCTCCTGTCTTTGCTTTGGAGGGTATAGAGGAGGGTGTTGAAG GAATTGAAAGCGAGAAAACTTCCCTGATGTCGGAGCATAAACTGGAAAAGAAGTTTGGTCAATCTCCTGTGTTCGTCGCATCCACATTGATGGAGCATGGTGGGTCACTGAAAAGGGCTAGTGCTGCTTCTTTGCTCAAAGAAGCTATACATGTCATAAGTTGTGGTTATGAAGACAAAACAGACTGGGGAAAAGAG GTTGGATGGATTTACGGTTCCGTCACAGAAGATATCTTGACGGGTTTTAAAATGCATTGTCATGGATGGCGATCCATATATTGTATCCCTAAAAGGCCAGCCTTTAAAGGATCTGCGCCTATCAATCTTTCTGATCGTCTCCACCAGGTTCTTCGGTGGGCCCTTGGTTCTGTGGAGATTTTCTTGAGTAGACATTGTCCTCTTTGGTATGGGTATGGGGGTGGTCTTAAATGGTTAGAGAGGTTTTCTTACATAAATGCTACAATATATCCATGGACATCATTCCCTTTATTGGCATACTGTACCTTACCCGCCGTGTGTCTTCTCACCGGAAAATTTATTACCCCAGAG CTAAGCAATGTTGCAAGTTTATGGTTTTTGTCTCTCTTCATCTGTATTTTTGCCACTGGTATCTTGGAAATGAGGTGGTCTGGTGTTGGTATTGATGAATGGTGGAGAAATGAACAATTTTGGGTCATTGGAGGTGTTTCAGCGCATCTGTTTGCAGTCTTTCAAGGTCTCTTGAAGGTGTTGGCTGGTGTTGATACTAATTTCACGGTCACGTCCAAGGCTGGGGATGACGAAGATTTCTCAGAGCTATATGCGTTCAAGTGGACTACATTGCTTATTCCCCCGACTACATTGTTGGTAATAAACATTATTGGAGTGGTGGCTGGAGTCTCAAATGCTATAAATAATGGGTACGAGTCATGGGGGCCTCTATTCGGTAAGCTGTTTTTCGCTTTCTGGGTGATTGTGCATCTGTATCCCTTTCTCAAGGGTCTTTTGGGTCGGCAAAACAGGACGCCCACCATCATTATTGTGTGGTCTATCCTTCTTGCTTCAATCTTTTCCCTTTTGTGGGTTAGAATCGATCCATTCTTGGCCAAGTCAAATGGACCTCTATTGGAGGAATGTGGCCTGGACTGTAATTAG